In Neodiprion pinetum isolate iyNeoPine1 chromosome 6, iyNeoPine1.2, whole genome shotgun sequence, one genomic interval encodes:
- the LOC124221445 gene encoding uncharacterized protein — MLRCVITAVLLIFTLQESSHALRSKTSVEKRVRRLIRSWAPLVWLAPGEEFLPLGVPEFLDNVEAVNDGDFLSTRLDVERLLRNKTSFLYGKKPWMDSVPVYALVENCALLYNTSRDHRQTKKEAFRKSEINTKEIVAKTRHDEDNGVDREVEESLIYEEKRTRLPHFHVTYWMFYPFSEGKTICVLDLGYLGSWPIPLVGGKCFGLFKEYGSHVGDWEHMSLFFKGDDHPLAMYVSAHDAGAFYRYDPVEKDFVYEAQETRKGIFQKPIFPDYVYTAGGSHPVLFSAKGSHGLWTAPGKHKFVRLPRLYDESGFGSPWPTWRKVEMLPRERRDALPSWMNYKGRWGNPKTNCHPLAKLGINFCQFVDGPTGIPLKKFNFHC; from the exons ATGTTACGATGCGTTATTACCGCGGTTTTACTGATCTTCACACTTCAGGAATCTTCTCACGCCCTACGATCGAAAACTTCCgtcgaaaaacgag TAAGACGCCTGATTCGCTCCTGGGCTCCTCTCGTTTGGCTCGCGCCCGGAGAGGAATTCCTGCCACTCGGAGTACCGGAATTCCTGGATAACGTCGAGGCGGTAAACGACGGTGACTTCCTTAGCACCCGACTTGACGTGG AAAGGCTGCTACGAAATAAGACCTCGTTTCTGTACGGAAAAAAACCGTGGATGGATTCGGTGCCGGTTTACGCTCTGGTCGAGAACTGCGCTCTCCTTTACAACACCAGCAGAGATCATCGACAGACGAAGAAGGAGGCATTCCGCAAGTCTGAAATAAATACTAAGGAGATCGTTGCAAAGACCAGACACGACGAAGATAACGGCGTTGATCGGGAAGTCGAAGAGAGCCTGATTTACGAAGAGAAGAGGACCCGGCTTCCTCACTTCCACGTGACTTACTGGATGTTTTATCCGTTCAGCGAGGGGAAAACCATTTGCGTGTTGGACCTCGGGTATCTGGGCTCGTGGCCGATTCCTCTTGTCGGTGGAAAATGCTTCGGTCTGTTCAAGGAGTACGGGAGCCACGTCGGGGACTGGGAGCACATGAGCCTGTTTTTCAAG GGCGACGATCATCCCCTGGCGATGTACGTCTCAGCCCACGACGCCGGCGCATTTTATCGCTACGACCCGGTGGAAAAGGACTTCGTATACGAAGCACAAGAGACCAGGAAGGGGATATTCCAGAAGCCGATATTCCCCGATTACGTTTACACAGCGGGCGGTTCGCATCCTGTTCTCTTCAGCGCGAAAGGGTCCCACGGGCTTTGGACGGCACCTGGGAAGCATAAATTCGTTCGGTTGCCCCGATTGTACGACGAAAGCGGATTCGGATCGCCCTGGCCGACGTGGAGGAAGGTGGAGATGCTTCCTAGGGAGAGGCGGGACGCGTTACCTTCCTGGATGAATTACAAGGGGCGATGGGGAAATCCGAAAACAAACTGCCATCCCTTAGCTAAACTAGGTATTAATTTTTGCCAATTTGTTGACGGTCCAACCGGAATTCcgctgaaaaaattcaactttcaTTGCTAA